gaagggtgtgaaccctgtggatcagtttggggtcgttctcaggctccaaaggatcactgggacctctacaacccatcgcccggcatacttgttgagtcggtcaaagatgcgtggcttaagtccttagatgaccatgccattggcacgctcaacctgaccattagtacgtgggtgtcTGACCGAGGCCCAGTCAATCTTGATGctatatccatcactgaagtctaggaacttctttcaagtgaagttagtcccatggttagtgatgatacagttaggaacgccgaatcggtagatgatgtcaaggaagaatttggccgcctcttctgagcggatgttggtgatgggcttggcctctatccacttggtgaacttgtcgactgctatgagtaggtgagtgaagccactcgggccctttttgaggggtcctaccatgttgaggccctagaccacgaatgaccAGTTGATGGGGTTGGTTTGAAGTtcctgtgccggcaaatgagtttgtcgagcatagaattggcatccctcacacctacggatgacctcctttgcatctcgtagtgcggtgggcccataaaaaccttggcaaaaggcttttctaatcagcgaccttggggccgcgtgaCGTCCGTAGATCCcggcatggaccttgaggaggagctgcttcccctggttagtggggatgcacttcatgagcacccccgatggactccatttgtagagttcatcactgagcatgacgaaggtcttggcatgtcgagcgatccatcgggctttagtcctttcaggcggaagaacctcctcaaggaggtaggcaagTAGTGGCGCTCACCAGTCattttgatcgagtgccaatacgacGACGTCAGTGGGTGACGTTGTCATAGAGGCATTGGGGTCGGAGCCCCTAAGCGCTAGCTTGGCgtcagggtgtgtctagatcgaaTCTTCTAGGACGCGAGTAGATGGCtcgtggagatcgttgatgaagaccctgctCGAGGACGAATCACGCCTagcggccaattttgcgagaaaattggcggcatcgttgtccttttgggggacatgatgcaactcgattccctggaatttgtcctcaagcttgtgcacctcttggcagtatgccaccATGatggggcttttgcaggaggactccttcatgacctgatggACGACAAGCTCCGAGTCGCCATGAACATAGAGTTGTGTAGCCCCAAGTttgatggcgatgcatagtccgt
The sequence above is drawn from the Miscanthus floridulus cultivar M001 chromosome 15, ASM1932011v1, whole genome shotgun sequence genome and encodes:
- the LOC136506978 gene encoding uncharacterized protein; this translates as MEVQLPTPDVTHEYWTMYFDGSIMVPRSGAGVVLVSPDGSRLRYTIRLHFLDSNNATEYEALINGLCIAIKLGATQLYVHGDSELVVHQVMKESSCKSPIMVAYCQEVHKLEDKFQGIELHHVPQKDNDAANFLAKLAARRDSSSSRVFINDLHEPSTRVLEDSI